From Alloacidobacterium dinghuense:
CAACGGCCATGCGCGTTTGCGGCGGCGCGGCGTTCTCAAAGCATCTTGGGGTCGAGCGGCTGTTCCGCGATGCGCACGCGGGCGCGGTGATGGCGCCGACGGCGGATGTGATGCGGGAGTTTATCGGGAAGTCGCTACTAGGGATTCCGCTGTTCTAAAGAGTGTGGAGGGTGTATGAGCAAAACGATCTGGGTAGGAGCTGTTGCATACGATCCGAAGGTGGTTACGATCTGGGAGGGGATGCGGCGCTATTTTCACGAGGAGGCGCATCTTCCGGTTGAGGTCGTGCTCTTTCAGAGCTACGAAATGCAGGTCCTGGCGCTACTAGCCAAGCCGGGCGAGGTGGCGCCGCACATCGATATTGCCTGGAACACAAACCTGGCGTACTTGCAGGCCGACGAGTGGAGCGGGCATGCCTGCCGCGCGATCGCGATGCGCGATAGCGATCTCGGCTGGATGACAAAGATTGTCGCGGTTGCGGGAGGGCCCGTTTCTACGGTGGCGGACCTCAAGAATCGCACGCTCGCGCTTGGCAGCAGGGACAGCGGGCACGCGGCGATCCTTCCGGTGCATTTTCTGGAGCAGGAGGGCTTGCGCGAGGGGCGAGATTACAAGACCCTGCGCTTCGACAGCGACCTAGGCAAACATGGTGATACGGGAACAAGCGAAGTAGATGTGGTGCGGGCCGTACTGGATGGGCGGGCCGAAGCCGGAGCGATTGGCGCTCCTTTCTGGAGCACGGTGCAGACTGAGCGGCTCGTGCCGGAAGGCGGCCTCAAGGAGATATGGACTTCTCCGACGTATAACCACTGCATGTTCACGGCGCGGCCTGGCCTCAACGCGGAACAGGAGCGCCGGTTTGTGGAGGCTCTGTCGGCGATGAGCTACGACAATCCGGTTCATCGCGTCATCCTCGACACTGAAGGCTTGAAGCGCTGGCTGCCGCCTCACCCTGATGGCTACGCTGCATTGCGGGAAGCCGCGGCCGAACAAGGATTCTTCGAGCCGCAGGTTGCGCATTCAGCGTAAGAGGCGCAGGCACCTTCAGGTTCAGGCGCAGTTGAAGATTCTTGCCAGCTTGTTGGCGTGTTCACCCTCACGCTCAATGGCGCGGCGCACGGCAGCGAAGGACTCAGCGAGAGGGAAAATGTCGCGCGTGACGAGCAGGTCGGCATCCTCGGCTCCGACGGGATGCCAGTACACACCGTCGGCAGTGATGGTCACTTCCGGAATCAAGTCAGTTCGGCCGAGAGCAATACCCGCGGCCGCAGAACCCCGCAAAGCGATCCGCCGTATGATCCGGTCTTCCGCAGCAATCTTCTCGTCATCGAGGAATTGACGGAATTCCTCGGCCTCGGTATTAGTCGAAACGGTCGCTGCCAATCGCACGCGAAAACCCTGCTCACGGGCGCGCCTGATACCCTCCCGGGCGCGTGCCCATGTTCCGGGCCCGCGATGGAGGTCGTGGCGCCCTGGGGTAGGACTGTCCAGGCTGATCTGGAGGACAATTCGATCGCGGGGCAACGCTCGCAAGGCTTCCATGCGCCGTCCAGCAAACAGCATTCCATTGGTCAGCACCGTGGTAGGAGCAGCGGAGGCGCAGGCAGCCAGGATCTCGCCGATGTCTTCCAGCAGAAATGGCTCGCCTCCAGTTGCGAAGATTTCTTTAACGCCCAGCTCAGCCGCTTCGCGAGCGATCCGCTGCACAAGCGCCAGTCCCAGCTCCCGTCGGGGCGCGGCGGGCGAGGAGCGCACACAACAGTAGTCGCAGCGCAGGTTGCAGTCGAAGTTCGTATAGAGCCAAAGGCGCGAGCCGACTGGGCGGTTCTCTTCCGGAGGCATCGGAGCGGCGCCGCAACGAAAGAGCCAGCGTGCGCGACCGTTTTCAACTGTGGATTCAACAAGGGGGTTGCCGGTGAAGCGGCACCAGGCTTCGAGGTCGGGCCCGATGCGCTGGTCGTCACCGATGAGCGCGACTAGATCGCCCTGACGGGTGCGGCGCAGCAGGGCGATCAGGTCCGGCAAGAGACCAGAAGCGAAGGTCTTGCGCGCGATATCCAGCTCGATGTCCGCCTTCATGGGGTTGGACTGTTGAACGAGTCCGCCTCTGCTTATTGTGCTCTCTTCCAGGCGTCGGAGCCGGTCGTCTTTACCGCCACGTCAGTTATCCAGAGATGCAGGGGCTTGTCATCGGCGGTGCCGCGGTGCTCGGTTGAGAAGAGGAGCGGACCGGCCTTTTTGTAGCCTGTCCAGGTTGCGGTCACAAGGCTGGGCTTTTTGGGTCCACCGCGATGATACACAAATTCCTGGACGCGATAGTCAGGCCCTACGTAAAGATCCCATGTGTCTCCGGGTGTGTAGCCGCCGACCTCCGCGGGATATTTCACCACAACCTTCCTGGCAGTTCCCTTCCCGATCGGCAGCTTTTGCATACCCTCATCGGTTATGGTTGCGCTCTTGTCCCAGTAGGCATGGAAGGGGAAAATAAGCCAGTAGTTGTCGTTGACGAAGGATGGCTCAACCATGTCTTTAACGTCGGCAGGCTGGCTGTTAAGCTGGGACTGAAGATAGGAAACCTTAACCGGCTTGCCGTCTTTATCCGTTCCTTCGAAGGAAATCCTGCCGGTCTTCGGCTCCCATTCCCACTTGTGAGAGCCCTTGAAGAGCCCGGGGATATCGATGTTCCAGATGTAGCGGATAGCCTCAACCTGGTCATAGGAATCAATTCCATAGGCCTTCGCAATCTTATCGATGATGGGGGCGCGGTTCTGCGCCGAGGAGGGTGCGACGTGGATTAGCAGTGCTAACGCCAGAAGAGGTATGGTCAAACGATAGCTCGATCTTTTCATGGAAGTTCACCTTCTTAGATTGAACCGACGCTGTCTAGATGCCAGAGAGACATCTTTGGATACTGAATAACTGCAACGACCTTATCCTTAAGTACAGTTTCAGTCTGACACTTTTAATCCGATAGAGTGCTAACCGGCCGGGGTTCCCTCGCACGGTAGAACCTGATCAATGCTGCAGCGATTGCTAAGCATCCATATTCGACCAGCATAGTCCAGCCGGGAAGCGCGCCCCATGGAGTGCCCGGCGCACGCAGATGCCACATGACGTAGGTGGGGGTGATGCTCACTGTCCAGAGAACGAGCAGGAGCGTCGAGGAGGAGGTGAGAAACGGTAGCAGCCAGAGAAGATACCAGGGAAATATAGCGGGCGCACACAGCAGAGTTGCCGTCATAGGCCAGGCGAACGCACCCAGAGACCATTCAGGCGCGGTCTTTCTCAGCCATGCCGCGGTCGCTAGTCCCGCGAGCATCGCCAGCCCGGCAAGCAGCTTAGGGGGCGCGACGTGAGTGAGAGCGGCGAAGATGGGTCCGTTGAAGCGCCAGTTCTGGACGTAGGCGCCGAAGGAACCGGCGGGTATGTGTCCGTGATTGAGGAATGGCAGGTAGAGGAGTCCGACGACAAGTGCGGCGAGCGCGGCGTCGCGAATGCGGACGCGCTTCCAGTACAGAGGCACGAGCACGATGGGCAGGAACTTCACGGCTACGGCAAGACCAAGTGAGACGGCCGCGGCGGCGCGCCATCGACGAGCGAGGGCGACGGCGGAAACCATCAAGAAGAGCGTGCCAACGATGTCGATGTGTCCATTTGCCGCGACCTCAATGGCAAGCAATGGGTTCCAGGCGTAGGCCAGGATCA
This genomic window contains:
- a CDS encoding phosphate/phosphite/phosphonate ABC transporter substrate-binding protein; protein product: MSKTIWVGAVAYDPKVVTIWEGMRRYFHEEAHLPVEVVLFQSYEMQVLALLAKPGEVAPHIDIAWNTNLAYLQADEWSGHACRAIAMRDSDLGWMTKIVAVAGGPVSTVADLKNRTLALGSRDSGHAAILPVHFLEQEGLREGRDYKTLRFDSDLGKHGDTGTSEVDVVRAVLDGRAEAGAIGAPFWSTVQTERLVPEGGLKEIWTSPTYNHCMFTARPGLNAEQERRFVEALSAMSYDNPVHRVILDTEGLKRWLPPHPDGYAALREAAAEQGFFEPQVAHSA
- a CDS encoding Rv1681 family radical SAM protein, which gives rise to MKADIELDIARKTFASGLLPDLIALLRRTRQGDLVALIGDDQRIGPDLEAWCRFTGNPLVESTVENGRARWLFRCGAAPMPPEENRPVGSRLWLYTNFDCNLRCDYCCVRSSPAAPRRELGLALVQRIAREAAELGVKEIFATGGEPFLLEDIGEILAACASAAPTTVLTNGMLFAGRRMEALRALPRDRIVLQISLDSPTPGRHDLHRGPGTWARAREGIRRAREQGFRVRLAATVSTNTEAEEFRQFLDDEKIAAEDRIIRRIALRGSAAAGIALGRTDLIPEVTITADGVYWHPVGAEDADLLVTRDIFPLAESFAAVRRAIEREGEHANKLARIFNCA